Proteins encoded together in one Prevotella scopos JCM 17725 window:
- a CDS encoding C10 family peptidase, translating into MKRNLLLVLTVFTNILLTNAEPITKVRALSIATKYINNPKLSNDTPKTRSSQANEQPAYYIFTNPNDKKFVIISGESKLNELVGYGDKMTENPNDQPPYFKLFLKEYERIVKEVRSKATATTPQRPIKRKVEPLLTCKWNQYDPFNKYTPLSNGQHTPTGCVATATAQVMFYNKWPKNRPQDYIASTGDDAKKSATYWWDEMKNTTNEMRTEQSRQAVGVLMYDIGKAVHMRYYIKGSDSNLQRACNALRDKFDYTVRYLDKNFLPANEFINEVMQEISDGYPVLVVGGPHAFVYDGYDEQGLIHTNWGWGGENDGYFDINLVTLNVSGFALNSGTFWDDISVVFAHPNDGKAIPFKDIERGLDARTTTSLTVNKTEANRPESFSAKIEKLGSYSSVKGELGVFTGKVALALYNEQNKQVKIFNSTAGDQTWASIFTSMSFDIADINFKGIADGNYRLVPVSSEMLDTKTKEHGDWKPINHANEIEVKLTADAVQLNTNNPKDVVVIEKAPSLLAPYYEGSGFKGAYSFTMYNPGREEVRGELVMTLTNQETKKEYNGYLLTPNVVAQRLGRTTFVINMLPLYYNKPSLGNLPRGKYDVTLSIKVNRKGTETIVPIDMKEPFEIEVLPYVNNGNIELTFLDYYADGEYANYSTFQLKKIKNISLQVHSRVSGYQIRNGYRGPIHYRLLDLTSNKWIELGTIRNVYLPCDVDNNAAQTRITFSTSLLEPNHSYEIHVELERDGQRQDTWNPLVLRNVFNTISDLDTPTRINSVNNNQNTAKNIFTLQGSRLSKTWKELPAGIYIIDGKKMIKK; encoded by the coding sequence ATGAAAAGAAACTTATTATTAGTGCTAACTGTTTTTACTAACATTCTACTTACTAATGCAGAACCCATCACCAAAGTGCGCGCTTTGAGTATAGCAACTAAATACATCAACAACCCAAAACTATCGAACGATACTCCCAAAACCCGCTCATCACAAGCTAATGAGCAACCTGCCTATTACATTTTTACTAATCCAAACGACAAGAAATTCGTTATTATCTCTGGAGAAAGTAAACTCAACGAACTCGTGGGTTATGGAGATAAGATGACAGAAAACCCCAACGACCAGCCCCCATACTTTAAACTGTTCTTAAAGGAATATGAACGTATTGTAAAAGAAGTGCGTTCTAAAGCTACAGCTACTACCCCACAGCGTCCTATCAAACGAAAGGTAGAACCCTTGCTTACTTGTAAGTGGAACCAGTATGACCCTTTCAATAAGTACACCCCACTAAGTAATGGACAGCATACACCTACGGGTTGTGTTGCAACAGCCACAGCACAGGTGATGTTCTACAACAAATGGCCTAAGAATCGACCACAAGACTATATAGCATCAACTGGTGATGATGCTAAGAAAAGTGCTACTTATTGGTGGGATGAGATGAAGAACACGACTAATGAGATGAGAACAGAACAATCTCGACAAGCCGTTGGCGTGTTGATGTATGATATTGGTAAGGCTGTACACATGAGATACTACATTAAAGGAAGTGACTCAAATTTACAGCGTGCCTGCAATGCACTTCGAGACAAATTCGACTATACCGTACGCTATCTTGACAAAAACTTCCTTCCTGCCAATGAATTCATTAATGAGGTGATGCAAGAAATCTCAGATGGATATCCAGTCTTAGTAGTAGGTGGTCCTCATGCCTTCGTTTATGATGGCTATGATGAACAGGGGCTCATTCATACCAACTGGGGCTGGGGAGGCGAAAACGATGGATACTTCGATATCAACTTAGTTACCCTTAATGTTTCAGGCTTTGCGCTCAATAGCGGAACATTCTGGGACGATATATCAGTTGTCTTTGCCCATCCTAACGACGGCAAGGCTATTCCTTTTAAGGATATCGAGCGCGGATTAGATGCAAGAACCACCACATCGCTCACAGTTAATAAGACAGAAGCAAACCGTCCTGAAAGTTTCAGTGCAAAGATTGAGAAGTTAGGATCGTATAGTTCGGTGAAAGGTGAACTTGGTGTATTCACCGGAAAGGTAGCACTTGCCCTCTATAATGAGCAGAATAAACAAGTAAAAATATTTAACTCAACTGCTGGCGACCAAACATGGGCATCCATCTTTACTTCCATGTCCTTTGATATTGCTGACATTAACTTTAAGGGTATTGCTGACGGAAACTATCGTTTAGTACCAGTATCCTCTGAGATGCTCGATACCAAGACGAAGGAACACGGTGACTGGAAGCCAATCAATCACGCCAATGAGATAGAAGTAAAACTCACTGCAGATGCAGTACAGCTCAATACAAACAACCCAAAGGATGTGGTTGTTATTGAAAAGGCTCCAAGCCTACTTGCACCTTACTATGAGGGTTCTGGATTTAAAGGTGCATACAGTTTCACGATGTACAACCCTGGACGTGAAGAGGTACGTGGCGAACTTGTAATGACACTTACAAATCAAGAGACAAAGAAAGAATATAATGGTTATCTACTTACTCCAAACGTTGTTGCACAACGTCTTGGACGAACCACATTTGTCATTAATATGCTTCCACTATATTACAACAAACCAAGTTTAGGTAACCTTCCAAGAGGTAAATATGACGTCACATTATCTATAAAGGTCAATCGAAAAGGAACAGAAACCATTGTTCCTATTGACATGAAAGAGCCATTCGAAATTGAGGTTCTACCTTATGTCAATAATGGAAATATTGAATTAACTTTCCTCGACTACTATGCGGATGGTGAATACGCTAATTACAGCACCTTCCAACTTAAGAAGATTAAGAATATCAGTCTGCAAGTACATTCAAGAGTTTCTGGCTATCAGATAAGAAATGGTTATCGTGGACCTATCCATTACCGCCTACTTGATTTGACAAGTAATAAGTGGATTGAATTGGGAACAATCCGTAATGTTTATCTCCCTTGTGATGTAGACAACAATGCAGCCCAAACACGTATCACATTCTCTACTTCACTGTTAGAGCCTAACCATTCATATGAAATACATGTAGAGCTTGAGCGAGACGGACAACGACAAGATACATGGAACCCACTTGTACTACGCAACGTCTTCAACACCATCAGTGACTTAGATACACCTACTAGAATCAATTCAGTCAATAATAACCAGAATACTGCAAAGAACATCTTTACACTGCAAGGTAGTCGCTTGTCAAAAACTTGGAAAGAACTCCCAGCTGGCATCTATATCATTGATGGAAAGAAAATGATTAAGAAATAG
- the folK gene encoding 2-amino-4-hydroxy-6-hydroxymethyldihydropteridine diphosphokinase codes for MHIVYLSLGTNLGNRKAIMHEAIALIEKKIGTVLRQSSFHETEPWGFESPNLFLNACVCVSTSLAPRQLLEVTQTIEIEMGRVKKSVNAQYTDRIIDIDILLYDKLNINEPDLIIPHPLMKERDFVMLPLKEIWEE; via the coding sequence ATGCACATAGTTTACTTATCCCTCGGCACAAATCTTGGCAATAGAAAGGCTATTATGCACGAGGCGATAGCATTGATAGAAAAAAAGATTGGCACAGTTTTGCGCCAATCTTCTTTTCATGAAACGGAGCCTTGGGGGTTTGAGAGTCCTAATCTCTTCCTCAATGCCTGTGTTTGTGTTTCCACATCGCTTGCCCCTCGACAGCTATTAGAGGTAACACAAACCATAGAAATAGAGATGGGACGAGTAAAAAAGTCAGTCAATGCACAATATACAGACCGTATCATTGATATTGATATTCTGCTTTATGATAAGCTAAATATCAATGAACCTGACCTAATTATTCCCCACCCTTTAATGAAAGAACGTGACTTTGTAATGCTTCCTTTAAAAGAAATTTGGGAAGAATAA